In Kineococcus sp. NBC_00420, a single genomic region encodes these proteins:
- a CDS encoding NUDIX domain-containing protein — MTRPSAVVNVCLASPVHTVAVGILVHDSRVLLALRSADCRAYPATWALPGGHIEPGESETQALRRELHEELGIDVLDLDLDDEPTSRLHFTHGAPGTELHLSTWRVRTWSGRPSNQCPAEHDRLAWFSADELDQVPWAHPEHRPMLSDVLSHPTLQAT, encoded by the coding sequence GTGACCCGGCCCAGCGCCGTCGTGAACGTCTGCTTGGCTTCACCGGTGCACACCGTCGCCGTCGGCATCCTCGTCCACGACAGCCGCGTGCTCCTGGCTCTGCGCAGCGCGGATTGCCGCGCCTACCCCGCCACGTGGGCCCTGCCCGGAGGACACATCGAGCCGGGCGAGTCCGAGACCCAGGCCCTGCGCCGAGAGCTGCACGAGGAGCTCGGCATCGACGTCCTCGACCTTGACCTCGACGACGAACCCACCTCCCGGCTGCATTTCACCCACGGCGCACCTGGCACCGAACTGCACCTGAGCACCTGGCGGGTACGGACCTGGAGCGGACGGCCTAGCAACCAGTGCCCCGCCGAGCACGACCGCCTCGCCTGGTTCAGCGCCGACGAGCTCGATCAGGTGCCTTGGGCGCACCCCGAGCACCGGCCGATGCTGAGCGACGTGCTTAGCCACCCCACCCTCCAGGCGACCTGA